Proteins encoded together in one Lathyrus oleraceus cultivar Zhongwan6 chromosome 5, CAAS_Psat_ZW6_1.0, whole genome shotgun sequence window:
- the LOC127084983 gene encoding uncharacterized protein LOC127084983 isoform X1, protein MDYEPKGAYNRAPIFNGENYGYWKDCTRVHINSVDKLVWAAIENGPFQITMTNAAGVIVPKPEGDWNEKDEKKWSSDWRARNMLILALGVDEYYRVSHCTTAKEMWDALEVTHEGTTEVKQSHINTLNQEFELFRMKQGESISDMQKRFTHLTNRLNALGKPVSNEIATNKILRCLSREWQYKVTAIKEANDLTTLTITTLFGKLEEHQQALESLEKFENKSKKEKEKKRDKEGEKKQIALVASSSKSSRKEQSDNDSSSGKDSDDEEMRLFVRRYNRFILKNGVKHSDKNLMKFRRQSTDSKQEENKKSRGK, encoded by the coding sequence atggattatgaaccaaagggggcgtataatagagcgccgattttcaacggtgaaaattacggctactggaaagactgcacgcgagttcatataaattctgttgataagctagtatgggctgccattgaaaatggtccttttcaaattactatgacaaatgcaGCTGGCGtcatagttcctaaaccagaaggtgattggaatgagaaagatgagaaaaagtggtcgagtgattggagagctcgaaatatgctaattttagcacttggtgttgatgagtattatcgggtatcccattgcacgacagctaaagaaatgtgggatgctttagaagttacccatgagggtactactgaagtaaaacagtcccacattaacacactcaatcaagagtttgagctctttcgcatgaaacaaggagaatctatctccgacatgcaaaagagatttactcatctcactaatcgtttgaatgcacttggaaaacctgtttccaatgaaatagctactaataaaattctgagatGTCTTAGCAGAGAATGGCAATATAAAGTAACAGCTATTAAGGAAGCAaacgatctaacgacacttacgattacaactctgtttggaaagctggaagaacatcagcaagcattagaaagtcttgaaaagtttgagaacaaaagtaagaaggaaaaggagaagaagagagacaaagagggagagaagaagcaaatagctcttgtggcctctagctctaagtcctcacgaaaagagcaaagtgacaatgattctagtagtggcaaagattcagatgatgaggaaatgagactttttgtaaggagatataatagattcattctaaagaatggagtcaagcattccgacaaaaacctcatgaagtttcgaagacaatctacagattcaaaacaggaagagaataagaagagtagaggaaaatga